In Erigeron canadensis isolate Cc75 chromosome 6, C_canadensis_v1, whole genome shotgun sequence, the following are encoded in one genomic region:
- the LOC122602882 gene encoding protochlorophyllide-dependent translocon component 52, chloroplastic-like: MEAQAFRPPSPVHPSSLIKTQLPNKPIFNFSFIPKKPNSPFPYLTHFTKPKFKNFTAVSPSVSTETPVEDETEIVDKDDKFDWFSQWYALMPVCDLDKRAPHGKKVMGLDVVVWWDKNEDSWKVFDDSCPHRLAPLSEGRIDQWGRLQCVYHGWCFGGSGDCKLIPQAPLDGPPVHTFQRACVAVYPSTVQNGIVWFWPNTDPQYKDILSKKKPPYIPELDDPSFTCQMFNRDIPYGYEILIENLMDPAHVPYAHYGIMRGVPQPSVKLDREGGRPLEINVNKIDKNGFTAKQQNGEWNFIAPCLFYGSIKTGGSPDKGSGVSAGSTNGKLAQKPTKQVLLIFICMPVSPGNSRLIFISPRNFAVWIDRFVSRWMFHIGQNLIIDSDLYLLHVEEKKVMEAGPSNWQKLCFVPTKADANVVAFRKWLKKYADGQINWGNKFDGSLPPTPPREQLMDRYWSHVVNCSSCNTAYKGLNVLETSLQVFSVAAVAIVAATKQGMISVALRNTLVIAAVMCFVGSKWLSHFIYKNFRYHDYNHAFK; encoded by the exons ATGGAAGCTCAAGCTTTCAGACCTCCATCCCCTGTTCACCCATCTTCATTAATCAAAACCCAGTTACCAAACAAAcccattttcaatttttcattcaTTCCCAAGAAACCCAACTCCCCATTCCCATATTTAACCCATTTCACAAAACCCAAATTCAAGAACTTCACTGCAGTCTCACCTTCTGTTTCAACCGAAACCCCGGTTGAGGACGAGACCGAAATCGTCGATAAAGATGACAAATTTGATTGGTTTTCTCAGTGGTATGCGTTAATGCCAGTTTGTGATCTTGACAAAAGAGCCCCACATGGGAAGAAAGTAATGGGACTTGATGTTGTGGTTTGGTGGGATAAGAATGAGGATTCTTGGAAAGTTTTTGATGATAGTTGTCCTCATAGATTGGCTCCACTTTCTGAAGGGAGGATTGATCAATGGGGCAGGTTGCAGTGTGTGTATCATGGTTGGTGTTTCGGTGGTTCTGGTGATTGTAAGTTGATTCCTCAAGCCCCCCTTGATGGCCCCCCG GTTCATACCTTCCAGAGAGCGTGTGTAGCTGTTTATCCAAGCACCGTGCAAAACGGGATTGTTTGGTTTTGGCCAAACACTGATCCTCAGTACAAAGATATTCTTTCAAAGAAGAAACCACCATACATCCCTGAACTCGACGACCCTTCGTTTACTTGTCAAATGTTTAATCGAGATATACCATATGG GTATGAAATTCTGATTGAGAATCTCATGGATCCTGCACATGTTCCGTACGCACATTATGGGATAATGAGGGGGGTACCACAGCCCAG TGTTAAGCTCGATCGGGAAGGGGGTAGACCTCTTGAGATTAACGTAAACAAAATAGACAAAAATGGTTTTACTGCAAAACAGCAAAATGGTGAATGGAACTTCATTGCTCCTTGTCTATTTTATGGAAGTATCAAAACTGGAGGAAGTCCGGATAAAGGGTCTGGGGTGTCAGCTGGAAGCACAAAT GGGAAATTAGCACAAAAACCAACTAAACAGGTGCTTTTGATCTTTATCTGTATGCCAGTGAGTCCTGGTAATAGCAGACTGATATTTATTTCCCCTAGAAACTTTGCTGTTTGGATCGATCGTTTTGTTTCCAGATGGATGTTCCATATTGGGCAGAATTTGATTATTGATTCGGATTTGTATCTACTTCATGTTGAG GAAAAGAAAGTGATGGAAGCTGGTCCTTCTAATTGGCAAAAGCTATGTTTTGTGCCAACCAAAGCTGATGCTAATGTGGTTGCATTTAGAAAATGGCTAAAGAAATATGCAGACGGCCAAATCAATTGGGGAAACAAATTTGATGGTTCTCTTCCGCCCACCCCACCTAGAGAACAGCTCATGGACAG GTATTGGAGCCATGTGGTGAACTGCAGCAGTTGTAATACTGCATACAAGGGTCTTAATGTACTCGAAACGTCTCTTCAGGTGTTTTCCGTTGCTGCAGTGGCTATTGTGGCTGCAACCAAACAGGGGATGATATCAGTTGCATTAAGAAACACGCTGGTCATTGCTGCAGTCATGTGCTTTGTAGGATCAAAATGGTTATCTCATTTCATCTACAAAAACTTCCGTTACCATGACTATAATCACGCATTTAAGTGA